The segment GCTACGACTACGAGGAGTTTCATTACGCGGAGGGCCGCCTGCTGTTGCGTGGCAACAACGGCAGTGGCAAGTCCCGCATCCTCGCCCTGCAGCTCCCCTTCCTACTCGACGGCGAGGTCTCGCCCGCCCGCGTCGAGCCCGACGGCGACGCCGCCAAACGCATCGAGTGGAACCTGCTCATGGGCAAATACCCCGAGCGCACCGGCTACACCTGGATCGAGTTCGGCCGCCGCGACGCCGACGGCACCGCACACACCCTGACCCTGGGCTGCGGCCTGCGCGCCGTCGCCGGCCACACCGGCCTGCACAGCCGCTGGTTTTTCATCACCACCCAGCGCATCGGTCGCGACCTGTTTTTGCAGACGGCGCAACGCACCCCGCTCGGCCGCGACCGCCTCACCGAGGCAATCGGCGACCACGGCCGCGTTTTCAAAGAAGCCAAGGACTACCGCGCGGCCGTCAACGACACCCTCTTCGGCCTCGGCCCCCGCTATGGCGCGCTCATCGAACTGCTGCTGCGCCTGCGCCGCCCCCAGCTCACGCGCAAACTCGACGAAAACGAGCTGCCCAACGCCCTCAGCGACGCCCTGCCCACACTTTCCGGCACCATCATCGAGGAGGTCGCCGAATCCTTCCGCAGCCTCCAGGCCGACAAGGACACCCTGCGCGCCTTCACCGAGGCCCGCGCCGCCGTCGGCGTTTTCCTTCAGGACTACGCCACCTACGTCCGCATTGCGGTGCGCCGCCGGGCCGCCCAGGTGCGGACCACTCAGTCTGGCTACGAAAGCGCCCAACGCGCCGCCAAGGACGCCGCCGCTCGGCTCGAAGCCGCCAGTGCCGAGCTCGCCAGCCTCAGCCGTCTGCGTGCCGAACTCGACACCCAACAGGCCGGCGCCGAGACCGCCGAGCGCACCTTAGCCGAAAGCCCCGAGATGCGCACCGCCGACGAAATTCGCCTGGCCAGCGAAGCCGCCGCTAAGGAGGCCGACGCGCTCGGGGTTGCCAGTGGCGACGAAGTTCGTGCCGCCAGCGCCGAGCAACTAGCCCGCTCGCGTCAACTCCAGGCCGAGGAAGCCGCCGCCGGTTTTAACGAAAACCTTGCCGCCAGCCTGCACGCCACCGCCAGCGCCGCTGCTGCCGCCGACCTCGCCGAGCCCAACCGCCTCCACCTCGGCCGCGCCGCCGAGACCGATGCCGCATCCCTGCCTTCCACCGCCGCCACCGCCGAGAAGCAACTCCACCGCGTCCTCGCCCAACGCGAACGCGCCCTCGGTATTCTTCGCGTCCAGGAAAAATCCGCCGCTCAGTCGCTGGCCCAGCTCCACCTCGCCGACGCCGAGCTGCGCCGCGCCCAGGAACACGCCACTGCCGCCCGCGAGGCCGAGCACTCCGCCCGCGAAACCCTTGATGCCCGTGCCGCCGCCCTATTCGCGTCCTACTCCAGCTGGCGCGCCGCACTTCGCCACCTCCAACCCCCGCACGGCGAGACCCTGGCCGACACCTTTGCTGACTGGGTTGAAACCCGCGAGGGGCCCGGCCCGCTCCTGCGTGCGGCGGATGCCGCCAGCACCGCGACCACCGCGCTCCTCGCCGCCCGTCAGGTCACCGTTGCCCGTACCGCCGCCGAACTCACCGCCGAGCTTGCCCAGATCGCCGCTGAAATCGACCGCCTAGAAAACGGCGACACTCCGCCGCCCCCGCCGCCGTCCACGCGCCGCGCCGAACGCACCGGACGTCCCGGCGCACCGCTCTGGCGGGTTTGCGATTTCCATCCCGCTTTGCCGCTCACCGAGCGCGCCGGGCTTGAAGCCGCGCTCCAAGCCTCCGGGCTGCTCGATGCCTGGGTGCTGCCCGACGGCCGCCTGCTCGCCGCCGACGAAGACACCTACCTCGTCCATGCCGCCAGCGACGCCACCGGCCCGGCCCGCCACCTCGGGCAACTGCTCGTGCCCGCCATCGACACCGAGGACGCCGCCGCCGGTCAGCTCACCCCGGCGACTCTGGCCGGTTTGCTTGCCAACCTCGGCGGTGCCCCCGGCCAAGGTCCGCACTGGGTCGCCCCCGATGGCCGTTGGCAACTCGGCCCGCTCTCCGGACGCTGGACCAAGCCCGAGGCCGATTACCTGGGCGCGAGCACCCGTGCCGCCGCGCGTCGCCGTCAAATAGATACGCTGCGCGGCCGTCAGCTTGAGTTAACTGCCCACCTGGACCAAGCCCGCGAGGCCATCGAAGCACTGGTCGCCGACCAGGCAGCGGCCGCCGCCGAGTTTACCGCCGCGCCCTCCGAGGAACCGCTGCTGCGGGCCGGCTACGAACTGGAAACCGCCGCTCAGTCCGTGGCAAATTCACTTTATGCTGCTGAGCGCGCCGCCCAGCTCGCCTCCGCCCGGCGCATCGAGTGGGAAAATACCCAAGCGGCCCTCCACCGCGATGCGGCCGACCTGCATCTCGCCGCCTGGCTTGGCCGCCTCGACGAGCTCGTCGGCTTGACCCAGGCCTACGACAAAGCCCTCGCCGGCCTCTGGCCCACGCTGCGCCACGCCGCGACCCTTGAAGCACAGCTGGCCGCGTTGCGTGAACAGACCGCCACCGCCGGAGCCGAGGCCCACACCCGCCGCTCCCGCCGCGAGCAGACCGCCGCCCTCGCCGAAGCCGCCCGCCAGCGCTTCCTTACCTTGCAGGAGACCCATGGTGCCAGCGTCGCCGAGATTTTGGAAAAGCACCGCGCTGCCCGCGCCGAAGTGGTGCGCCTCAAGAACGAGATCCACGCCAACGAAAGCCAGCAGCGCACCCAGACCGCCGAGCAGTCTCGGGCCGAGGAAAACAAGTCCACCGCCGAGCAAAAACGCGCCGACCAAGAGGTCTTTCGCCGCACCGCCATCGCCCACCTCCAAGGACTCGCCGCTCAGCGTCTGTTCGCCGAGGCCGACCCCGCTTTCCGCGCCATTGAAGCAGGCGAGTGGAGTGTGGCCGAGGCGGTCGACATTGCCCGCCAGATCGAAACCCGCCTCGCCGACACGCCCGCCGACGACACCGCTTGGCAACAGCGGCAAGACCGCATCCACAGCCATATCCAAGAACTGCGCGACCAGCTCGTCACGCACGGCCACCAGCCCGAAACCCACCAAGTCGAAGACATTATTCTGGTGCGCTGTTTGTTTCAGGGAAAACCCCACACCATGACCGAGCTGCACGCCGCCTTCTCCGCCGAGCTGGCCGAGCGCGATCGCCTCCTCCAAGCCCGCGAGCGGGAGATCATTGAAAACCACCTGTTGGCGGAGGCAGCCGTGGAGTTGCAAAAACTCATCCGCGCGGCCGACGCCTGGCGCACCGACGCCAATGCCGAACTCGCCTCCCGACCCACCAGCACCGGCGTGCGTTTTCGCTTTCAATGGGAATCCGACACCGAGAGCCGTTTCCACGAAGTCCGGCCGATTCTCCTACGTAAAGGCGAACTGTGGACGCCGTCCGAACGCACTGCGCTGGCCGGCTTCCTGCAAGGGCGAATCGCCGCCGAGCAGACGGCCGATGAATCCGGCTCCTGGCGCGACCATCTGGCCCGCGCCCTCGATTACCGACGCTGGCACCGCTTCGTGATCGAGCGCCAGCAAGAAGGCCACTGGCGCCGCCTCGATAAAACCACCTATGGCACGGGCTCCGGCGGCGAAAAGGCCCTCGCGCTCACCCTGCCGCGCTTTGCCGCCGCTGCCGCGCATTACCGTGGAGCCGCGCCCACCGCGCCCCGCCTGGTCATGCTCGACGAGGCCTTCGCCGGCATCGACCCGACGATGCGCGCCCAGTGCCTCGGCGTACTCACCCAATTCGACCTCGATATCGTCATGACCAGCGAACTCGAGTGGGGCTGCTATGCCACCGTGCCCGCGCTGGCCATTTACCACCTCACCACGCTGCCCGGCCTCGACGCGGTTGCCGCCACCCGCTGGCTGTGGAACGGACGCGAAAAGAAACAACGCGACCTTCCGCTTTCGCCCGCCGCGCCACCAATCAGTCTTGCATCGAGTGACGGCGCGCAGGTGGCGGCGGCCACCTCCAACGCTGACGACGACGGCACCGCCCACGGGCCAACCGGCGCGCCCGCCGACAACGAGGAAGCTCCGCCGGAACTTCCTCTCGGTTAACCGTCATGTCTGCCCCGTCGCCCACGCCTACGAATTCGCCCAAGCCCGCGCCCACGAATTTGCCCAAGCCCGCGCCTACGCCGGTTGATCTACCCCGGTTGCGCAGCACCCTCGGCCAACCCGAGTTGGGTCGGTTGGTGGATGCGCTCCAGCGCCGGCTCGAATTGGGCCGTCCGCTGGAGGGCCGCCTCACCCTCGTTGATGCCACGGCGAGCGAACGCACCGCCTTCGACGCCCTGCTCGGCCGCGTGAGCCGCCCGGGCGCTTCGCTCGGGATCGACCTCGGCGAACTCGTCGAGGTGCTCCACGACGCTGGCATTTGCGCCGATCTTACCACGGCGGTGCACGCCCTGCGCGGCCCGGTGGACGATCGCCGCGCCCTGGCCGAGCGCCACCAAGCGGTGTGGACCGCGGTGTTGGGCACCGCCACCGCTCGTTTCGCCGCCTGGCCGCCCTTGCAAAACTGGCTGGGTGAACTCGCCGCCAGCGGACTGCTCAAACGCCTCTGCGACGATCAACCAGCGTGTGCCGCCTCGTTAGTTGACGAGCTTGCCCGCCTCGCCACCGCGCTGCCCGTGCACGCCGAGCCGCTGGCGACACTGGCTGCGCGACTTTTTGGTGATGCGCACGCCCTCGATCCCGGCACGCCCCGCGCCACGCTGGCCCTGCGCCTCGCCGCTCGTCTGGGAGGCGTGGAGTTGGACGACGATGCCGAAGGTCGCCGCACCGCCTGGGCCTCGGTGGGCGTGCTTTGTGACGAGCTCAGCACGCCGGTGTTGGTGTTTAATTTGCCCGCGCAAGCCGACACCCCCTTGACCCGCCTGCTGGCGACGGCGCGTCGGGATGGCGAACCGCTCCACCTCTCGTTGCGTCACCTCCTAGTCTGGCCGCTGGCGGGTGATCCGGGGTTGGCAGGGCGGACGGTTTTTGTGTGCGAAAACCCGACCATCGTGGCGCTGGCGGTGCGCCGGCTGGGAGTGCGGTGTGCGCCGTTGGTGTGCGTGAACGGGCAGTTTGCCACCCCGGCAAAGGTCCTGCTGCGCCAACTCGCCGCCGCCGGTGCCCGGCTACGTTACCATGGCGATTTCGATTTGGGCGGGCTGACGATTGCCCGCCGCGTGCTGGCCGAGCCCGGTGCGCTGCCCTGGCGGATGAGCCCGGCGGATTACCTGTCCGCGCCCAAGGGGAAAAAGCTGGCGACGCGCGAAGGGTTAACCAGCCCGTGGTGTCCGGAGTTGGCCGAGGTGATGAAGCAAAACGGCAACTCGGTGCACGAGGAAGCGGTGGTTGAGTCGCTGCTCGCCGATCTGGCGGGGTAGTCCACACCCTGCCGAAGCGAGCGCCCGCCCCCTGTTCTCGCGCTTGCACGCCGGCTATTAAGGCGAACACCGGTTCGCCTGCTGCCCGCCCGCTCCGGCACAAGTCTGTCGCAACCGCAAAAAAAGCGCCGGCACGCCGAGGTGTTCGGCGTGCCGGCGCTTTTTTGGCGGTCTCCCGCTCAGTAGATTTTAACGTACGCGTTGCGGCGCAGGCGCTCCAGCCAGCGGGCTTCGGATTCACGCGCAATTTGATTACCAAGGATGCGCTCGATCTGCTCGCGCACTTCAGCCAGGGGCTGCAAGCCGGCAAATTTGCGGTCTTCCACGTACAGCAGGTAAACGGCCTCGGGGGCGAGAATCGGGTCGGTGGCCTGCCCTTTGGTTAACTCAAAGAGGGGCTTGCTGAACTCGGCCTTGAGGTCGGCGCGGGGCTGCCAACCCCAGTCGCCGCCCTTGGTGCGTTTGGCGTCTTGGCTGAGCTCGCGGGCCAGGTCCTCGAACTTCTCGCCGGCCTTGAAGCGGTCGACGATTTTTTGCGCGCGGGCGAGCAGGGTTTCGTCGGTTTCGCCCGTCTGGCGGGTCAGTGAGAGCAGGCGCATGTGAACCTGGTCCTCTTGCTGAAAGCGGTCCTTGTTTTCGTTGTAGAAGGACTCGACGCGGGCGGGGCTGACAATGTTGCTGCTCTTGCGCTGCTGGCTGCGCATGTAGTCGTAGATCATGTCGTCTTCGACCTTCCTGCGGTAGTCGCGGTAGGTCATGCCGGTGTTGCGCAGGTAGGCGAGGAACTTGGTCCGGTCGCTCTCGAAACGGCGGATCTGCTCCTCGGCGATGGCGTTGTTAATGTAACTGGCCGGGACCTTGCGCTTATCGTCCTTCTTGAAGTCCTTCACGATGAGGATGCGGTCGATCATCTCCTGGATGATTTCGTCCTGAAGGGATTCGAGCTTTTCGTTGAACTCCTTCTCGTTGCGAGCGGAGCGCTGCAGGGCGGGCACGCGCGGGCCGATTTCGCGGCGCAGGTCGTCGACGGTGATCACCTTGTCCTCGGCGACCGCGACAACGCCGTTGGCGAAGCGTTGGGAGAGGTTGTCGGTGTGTACTGGAGCCATTTGCGGTGCAAGTGGTTGTGCCAATACGGCAAGCGGGGTGAGGGCGGCAAGGGTGGCGAGCGTACAGAGCCGGCGGATCATCATGGAATGGGCGGATTGGGCAAACACGGAGGGAATACTGGAGTTAACCTAGGTGGGCGAACAGGGCGGTCAACCGTGGAAACCGCGTAGCACAACAGTCGGGGCGTTGCTCAACTTACACCCTTGGAGTGTTGGGGTGAAACGGGTGCGGCGTAGGCGGGCGACGGTGGGGTTGCCCCGGCCAAACCAATTCGTGTTCGAGATGAGCTTAACGAGAGCGATTCCTCGGGGCGCGACTACCTTGAGATAAACACCCTGAGCTCACGCTCAAGGCCACGTGGAGTTTACTCGCGAAGCGTGTGGCCTTGAGCGTGAGCTTGTTTACCCACCGAAACTATCGGCGAACTGAGTTAAAGCGCGCTAAAGTGATTTCGATCCTTCGGTAGCTATAACCACACCGCTTTGCTCGCAGATACTCTTGGTTGCCTCAGTGATATCCTCGCTCAATTGAAGTATATCTACTTTAGAAATACCGGCCTGCGTGAAATCCGCTTCGGAGGTGGGCCATGCGTCACTGGTAACGCCAAGCCCAAATTCAGTGCTGGCCACCAAGGTCCCTGTGATGCGCAAAAGAGCGCACCACCGATTAATCGCAGGGTCAGCTAATGGTGCTAGATCGTGTTGATGGTTTATTACCTCCACCAGCAATGGATTCATCCCCCACAGGGCGAGCACGGAGCCGCCGATTTCGGTGTGGCTGAGTCCAAAGGTTTGCCGCTCCCAGTTAACGACCGCCTGGATATCCGGCAAATCGGCGGCACCGGCCGGAATCTCCATTTGCAGTGCAACACGCTGGATCACAATACGTCCTAAATTGTGTAATAAGCCGATGGTGTAGCCCGCCTTGTGATCCAGTCCAGCGGCGGAGGTGATGATCTCCATGCCAACCGCCATCGCAATGGTGTTGGCCTGGAGGCGATCCGCGGAGATTCGGTAAATGGGGAGACTTTGCTCGCAGAGTTGAGCGGATACGGTGATGCAGGCGACCCGATAGGCCTGAAACGCGCCCAGCCAAGCGAGCGCCTGGTCGAGGCTGGTGACCGCCTCGTTTCGCGAGTAGCAGGCGCTGTTGGCCATGCGTAAGAGGCGACTCGTTATAGCGACATCCATTGAGGCCAAGCGCACGACCAACTCCATATCTACATCGGGTTTATTTATAGCCCGGTAAAGCGCGTCGATAAGTTTGGCGGATGAAGGCAGTCTTGCGGAGGCCGCTTTAAGGCAATTGAGGTCGACCTTCATGGAGTTGGGAATGCGGCAGTTAGGCGCCAAGATTAGACTCGATCACGTCCTCCGTAGTGGCTGCGGCGATAAGTCGGGTGATTTCCCGCAGTCCCACCAACCGTAAGGCCTCCTCAATGGTTTTGCAGATGTTGCTGGTCCTGATGGGGAAAACCGTGTTGGCGAACGTAACAATCTGCGTCGAGAGCTCCCGGTGACTACTCATAATGTGAGCGACCTCAGGAATCGTGGTGCGCGGATTACGAATGGCGTGTTGAAGCATTCCGAGGGTCTCGCCGGATCCATTCAATGTCTCGGTTATGGCCAAGACACAAACCGCGTCGTTCGCCAGTCGTTTTGCTCCGCATGGCAGGTTTGGGTTGGCTCCTAAATTCATGGTGAAGAGGTGTCTGTAGGAGTTTTTACTAAATCGTGGCTTTGGTTTTTTACCTCAGGGAGCCTCCTCTTATGCAGAGTGCAGTCCATGCGACTCGGTCACTTTAGCGCATTTCTCGATTAAGGACATGAGGGTGTTTCCCGATGCCTCAACGGGAAACACCCCAGTCGAGTCCTAACGTGTTAAAATTTAAACGGATGCGGATGGGGAAAAGTTTTGGCGCTTCTGCATGAAGTGCTGCTTGCGGTGCACCTGAACGCAGGCAGGGTGCTCATCTCCGTTTTTGGGGCAAGCGCCTCAAACCGTTAACCACTGATGGGCACTCATGGACACTGAACAACCCGCAGAGATCGCGATCGATTGCGTAATCCTCTTTTTGCGACTCCTGCGCATTTTTGCGGCTCAATCTCCCGTTTTTTAACTCACGCGAGTGGGGCGGTTTTTATGTCATTTGGTGTTTTTTGTGGCCAATGGTTTGGAGGCTCGGTCATGCGGGCTGAAGCACCGCACTACTTCCGCCCCGCGCAGCCGCTTTTGCGTGGAATTTGATTCCGGTGGCGGCGACTTGCCGGCCTAATGCGGTTTTCATGCGCCTTCGCCGGATTACCCTGCAGCACTTCCGCAATGTCCCTTTCGCCGAACTCACGTTTGCCGGGCGGCAGCAGTTTTTCGTGGGCACCAACGGCCAGGGCAAAACCAACCTGCTGGAGGCGGCCGGATTTGTGAGTGCGTTGCGCTCGTTTCGCACCACCGACACGCGCCTGCTCATCGCCCACGGCCAGCCGGAGGCGGCGCTGGCTTGCGAGTTTGAACATGAGCGTTTCGGCGTTTCGAAACTGGTCATCAAACTGCGTGCCGGCGGCAAAGAGGTCTGGTGCGACGGCGAAAAGGTGACGCGCCTGGGCGACTACCTGGGGCGGTTTCCCACCGTGGTGTTTTCGTCGCAAGATCAGCAGTGGGTGCGTGGCGCGCCGGGGCTGCGGCGGCGGTGGCTCGATTTTACGCTGGCGGCCATGGATCCGGCCTACCTGCGCGCCTTGCAGGCCTACCACAAGGCGCTGGCCGAACGGAATGCGTTGCTCAAACGCGGTGCGGGCGGGGGCGAACTGAGCGCCTTTGAAAAGCCGTTGGCGTTGGCCGCCGCCGAGGTTCAGGCCAAGCGCACCGCTGGCATCGCCGAATTGGCCGGGCATGTGACCACCGCCTATGCGCAAATCGCCGACGGCGCCGAACGCGCTGGGTTGCGCCATGCCCCCGATATCACCGCCGAAAACGCAACCGCATGGCTGGGGGTTTTTGAGCGGGGCAGGGGACGCGACCTGCAGTTCCGCACCACCGTGGCCGGGCCGCACCGCGATGATTTTCACTTTTTGTTGGATGACCGGCTTGCGCGCGACTTCGGCTCGGAGGGGCAGCAGCGCAGCCTGGTGCTGGCGCTGCGGTTGGCGCAGGTGAGTTATTTCCGCGTGCGCGCCGGGGTGGAGCCGTTGCTGCTGGCCGACGATGTGCTTGGCGAACTGGACCCGGCGCGGCGGCGGCGGTTTTGGGCGACCTTGGGCGAGTCGCGGCAGGTGCTCGCCACCGGCACGAGTTTGCCCGACGCGGAGTTGGGCGAATGGGAAGTGTTTCGGGTGGCCGGCGGCGTGTTTACCAAGGAGGGCGCGTGAACCTCGATCCGTGGCAATGGGCGCTGGCGTTGGCCGGTGCGCTCCTCGTCGGGCTTTCAAAAACCGGGATCGGCGGGCTGGGCATGGTGGTGGCGGTGATTTTCACCAGCTTTATCCCCGCTAAGCAGGCCAGCGGCGTGGTCCTACCCTTGCTCATCTGCGGCGACCTGATCGCCGTGCTGGCTTACCGGGCGCACGCGCAGTGGGCGCATATTTGGCGGCTGTTACCCTGGACGGTGGCAGGCGTGGTGGCGGGGTATTTTGCGCTGGGGCGCATGGGCGACCGCGAGGCGCGGGTGTCGATCGGCGTGATCATCGTGGGGATGGTGACGTTGCAACTTTGGCGGCGTGCGCGGGCCAAGCCGGGTGAATTGCCCGAGTTGGGCGCGTGGTTCGCGCCGAGTCTGGGAGTGCTGGCGGGGTTCACCACGCTGGTGGCCAACGCCGCCGGACCGCTCATGGCGATTTACCTGCTGGCGATGCGCCTGCCGAAACTGGAATTCGTGGGCACTAGCGCGGTGTTTTTTCTTCTGCTAAATCTCTTTAAAGTCCCGTTCATGGTGAATCTGGGGCTCATCACGCTGGACAGTTTCAGCTTCAATTTGCTGCTGGCGCCGGCCGTGTTGCTGGGCGCGTGGCTCGGGCGGCTGCTGTTGCCCAAGATCAATCAGCGTGTGTTTGAAAACCTCGCGCTTGGCCTGAGTGCGGTGGCGGGACTACGGTTGTTGTTTTAATTCTTTTTCCAAAAGCCATGGCGCGATTGAATGTAAGGGACATGTGGGCGGCAAAACTGGCGGGCGGGCCCATGCCTGCGGCCAAGGCCGCGCCGACGCGTATCGCCGGTTTGGGCACAGGCGCCGGGGTGGCCGCGACGTTCTCGCTGCAACGCGCGCCGTTTGTGGGCGTGGTTCTGGGCATTGACCCGTCGTTGCGCGGCACCGGGTTGGCGCTGATCGAGTTCGCTCCTTCGCGGCAGCCGGTATTGCTGCGCTGTCGCACGCTCAAAATCCCGTCCAGCCGGCCGATGTCTTATGCGCTGGGCGAAATCCACAAGGCGGTGGCGGCGTTTTTGGTGGATTTCAAGGTGCGGCACGTGGCGCTGGAGCAGACCATTTACGTGCAAAATTTTCAGACGGCGCAGATTTTGGGAGCGGCGCGAGGCGCGGCGATTTCGGCGGCGGCACTGGGCGGCATGGATGTGTTTGAATACGCCCCGTTACGGGTGAAGCAGGCGGTGACGGGCGCGGGCCGGGCGAGCAAGGAGCAGTTGGCGCGCACGGTCATGGCGATGCTCGGTCATGGCGCGGTGTTGGCCGCCGACGAGGCCGACGCGGCGGGCGTGGCTTTATGCCACGCGTTCACCTGGCGCGAGTGATGCGGGCTGTGCCGGTATCCTTCGGCACACGTTTTTCATCCATTCGCATCCAAGATGAGCTTAAAAAACGGGTTCGTGGGGGAGCGAGTGCATGCGGGTACACCTTGAGCTCACGCTCAAGGCCACGGGGAGCGAGTGCGCGAAGAGTGAGTTCGTGAGGCGGGATTTCGCGAAGCGTGTGGCCTTGAGCGT is part of the Opitutus sp. genome and harbors:
- a CDS encoding TIGR02680 family protein, translating into MPAAAPSAVPAIADSSPLPAPARTDRWQPLRSGVLNLYRYDYEEFHYAEGRLLLRGNNGSGKSRILALQLPFLLDGEVSPARVEPDGDAAKRIEWNLLMGKYPERTGYTWIEFGRRDADGTAHTLTLGCGLRAVAGHTGLHSRWFFITTQRIGRDLFLQTAQRTPLGRDRLTEAIGDHGRVFKEAKDYRAAVNDTLFGLGPRYGALIELLLRLRRPQLTRKLDENELPNALSDALPTLSGTIIEEVAESFRSLQADKDTLRAFTEARAAVGVFLQDYATYVRIAVRRRAAQVRTTQSGYESAQRAAKDAAARLEAASAELASLSRLRAELDTQQAGAETAERTLAESPEMRTADEIRLASEAAAKEADALGVASGDEVRAASAEQLARSRQLQAEEAAAGFNENLAASLHATASAAAAADLAEPNRLHLGRAAETDAASLPSTAATAEKQLHRVLAQRERALGILRVQEKSAAQSLAQLHLADAELRRAQEHATAAREAEHSARETLDARAAALFASYSSWRAALRHLQPPHGETLADTFADWVETREGPGPLLRAADAASTATTALLAARQVTVARTAAELTAELAQIAAEIDRLENGDTPPPPPPSTRRAERTGRPGAPLWRVCDFHPALPLTERAGLEAALQASGLLDAWVLPDGRLLAADEDTYLVHAASDATGPARHLGQLLVPAIDTEDAAAGQLTPATLAGLLANLGGAPGQGPHWVAPDGRWQLGPLSGRWTKPEADYLGASTRAAARRRQIDTLRGRQLELTAHLDQAREAIEALVADQAAAAAEFTAAPSEEPLLRAGYELETAAQSVANSLYAAERAAQLASARRIEWENTQAALHRDAADLHLAAWLGRLDELVGLTQAYDKALAGLWPTLRHAATLEAQLAALREQTATAGAEAHTRRSRREQTAALAEAARQRFLTLQETHGASVAEILEKHRAARAEVVRLKNEIHANESQQRTQTAEQSRAEENKSTAEQKRADQEVFRRTAIAHLQGLAAQRLFAEADPAFRAIEAGEWSVAEAVDIARQIETRLADTPADDTAWQQRQDRIHSHIQELRDQLVTHGHQPETHQVEDIILVRCLFQGKPHTMTELHAAFSAELAERDRLLQAREREIIENHLLAEAAVELQKLIRAADAWRTDANAELASRPTSTGVRFRFQWESDTESRFHEVRPILLRKGELWTPSERTALAGFLQGRIAAEQTADESGSWRDHLARALDYRRWHRFVIERQQEGHWRRLDKTTYGTGSGGEKALALTLPRFAAAAAHYRGAAPTAPRLVMLDEAFAGIDPTMRAQCLGVLTQFDLDIVMTSELEWGCYATVPALAIYHLTTLPGLDAVAATRWLWNGREKKQRDLPLSPAAPPISLASSDGAQVAAATSNADDDGTAHGPTGAPADNEEAPPELPLG
- a CDS encoding TIGR02679 family protein gives rise to the protein MSAPSPTPTNSPKPAPTNLPKPAPTPVDLPRLRSTLGQPELGRLVDALQRRLELGRPLEGRLTLVDATASERTAFDALLGRVSRPGASLGIDLGELVEVLHDAGICADLTTAVHALRGPVDDRRALAERHQAVWTAVLGTATARFAAWPPLQNWLGELAASGLLKRLCDDQPACAASLVDELARLATALPVHAEPLATLAARLFGDAHALDPGTPRATLALRLAARLGGVELDDDAEGRRTAWASVGVLCDELSTPVLVFNLPAQADTPLTRLLATARRDGEPLHLSLRHLLVWPLAGDPGLAGRTVFVCENPTIVALAVRRLGVRCAPLVCVNGQFATPAKVLLRQLAAAGARLRYHGDFDLGGLTIARRVLAEPGALPWRMSPADYLSAPKGKKLATREGLTSPWCPELAEVMKQNGNSVHEEAVVESLLADLAG
- a CDS encoding peptidyl-prolyl cis-trans isomerase, which gives rise to MMIRRLCTLATLAALTPLAVLAQPLAPQMAPVHTDNLSQRFANGVVAVAEDKVITVDDLRREIGPRVPALQRSARNEKEFNEKLESLQDEIIQEMIDRILIVKDFKKDDKRKVPASYINNAIAEEQIRRFESDRTKFLAYLRNTGMTYRDYRRKVEDDMIYDYMRSQQRKSSNIVSPARVESFYNENKDRFQQEDQVHMRLLSLTRQTGETDETLLARAQKIVDRFKAGEKFEDLARELSQDAKRTKGGDWGWQPRADLKAEFSKPLFELTKGQATDPILAPEAVYLLYVEDRKFAGLQPLAEVREQIERILGNQIARESEARWLERLRRNAYVKIY
- a CDS encoding HDOD domain-containing protein → MKVDLNCLKAASARLPSSAKLIDALYRAINKPDVDMELVVRLASMDVAITSRLLRMANSACYSRNEAVTSLDQALAWLGAFQAYRVACITVSAQLCEQSLPIYRISADRLQANTIAMAVGMEIITSAAGLDHKAGYTIGLLHNLGRIVIQRVALQMEIPAGAADLPDIQAVVNWERQTFGLSHTEIGGSVLALWGMNPLLVEVINHQHDLAPLADPAINRWCALLRITGTLVASTEFGLGVTSDAWPTSEADFTQAGISKVDILQLSEDITEATKSICEQSGVVIATEGSKSL
- a CDS encoding HDOD domain-containing protein translates to MLQHAIRNPRTTIPEVAHIMSSHRELSTQIVTFANTVFPIRTSNICKTIEEALRLVGLREITRLIAAATTEDVIESNLGA
- a CDS encoding DNA replication/repair protein RecF → MRLRRITLQHFRNVPFAELTFAGRQQFFVGTNGQGKTNLLEAAGFVSALRSFRTTDTRLLIAHGQPEAALACEFEHERFGVSKLVIKLRAGGKEVWCDGEKVTRLGDYLGRFPTVVFSSQDQQWVRGAPGLRRRWLDFTLAAMDPAYLRALQAYHKALAERNALLKRGAGGGELSAFEKPLALAAAEVQAKRTAGIAELAGHVTTAYAQIADGAERAGLRHAPDITAENATAWLGVFERGRGRDLQFRTTVAGPHRDDFHFLLDDRLARDFGSEGQQRSLVLALRLAQVSYFRVRAGVEPLLLADDVLGELDPARRRRFWATLGESRQVLATGTSLPDAELGEWEVFRVAGGVFTKEGA
- a CDS encoding sulfite exporter TauE/SafE family protein; translation: MNLDPWQWALALAGALLVGLSKTGIGGLGMVVAVIFTSFIPAKQASGVVLPLLICGDLIAVLAYRAHAQWAHIWRLLPWTVAGVVAGYFALGRMGDREARVSIGVIIVGMVTLQLWRRARAKPGELPELGAWFAPSLGVLAGFTTLVANAAGPLMAIYLLAMRLPKLEFVGTSAVFFLLLNLFKVPFMVNLGLITLDSFSFNLLLAPAVLLGAWLGRLLLPKINQRVFENLALGLSAVAGLRLLF
- a CDS encoding crossover junction endodeoxyribonuclease RuvC, whose translation is MARLNVRDMWAAKLAGGPMPAAKAAPTRIAGLGTGAGVAATFSLQRAPFVGVVLGIDPSLRGTGLALIEFAPSRQPVLLRCRTLKIPSSRPMSYALGEIHKAVAAFLVDFKVRHVALEQTIYVQNFQTAQILGAARGAAISAAALGGMDVFEYAPLRVKQAVTGAGRASKEQLARTVMAMLGHGAVLAADEADAAGVALCHAFTWRE